In Neofelis nebulosa isolate mNeoNeb1 chromosome 7, mNeoNeb1.pri, whole genome shotgun sequence, the following proteins share a genomic window:
- the NDRG2 gene encoding protein NDRG2 isoform X1, with amino-acid sequence MAELQEVQITEEKPLLPGQTPEVAKEAELAAGILLDQGQTHSVETPYGSVTFTVYGTPKPKRPAILTYHDVGLNYKSCFQPLFQFGDMQEIIQNFVRVHVDAPGMEEGAPVFPLGYQYPSLDQLADMIPCILQYLNFSTIIGVGVGAGAYILSRYALTHPDTVEGLVLINIDPNAKGWMDWAAHKLTGLTSSIPEMILGHLFSQEELSGNSELIQKYRNIITHAPNLENIELYWNSYNNRRDLNLERGGAVTLKCPVMLVVGDQAPHEDAVVECNSKLDPTQTSFLKMADSGGQPQLTQPGKLTEAFKYFLQGMGYMASSCMTRLSRSRTASLTSAASIDGNRSRSRTLSQSSESGTLPSGPPGHTMEVSC; translated from the exons ATGGCGGAGCTGCAGGAGGTGCAGATCACAGAGGAGAAGCCGCTGTTGCCAGGGCAGACGCCCGAGGTGGCCAAG GAGGCTGAGTTAGCTGCCGGAATCCTCCTGGACCAGGGACAG ACTCACTCTGTGGAGACACCTTATGGCTCTGTCACTTTTACTGTCTATGGCACCCCCAAACCCAAACGCCCAGCGATACTCACCTACCATGATGTGGGACTCAATT ATAAATCTTGCTTCCAGCCACTGTTTCAATTCGGAGATATGCAGGAAATCATTCAGAACTTCGTGCGAGTTCATGTGGATGCCCCTGGAATGGAAGAGGGGGCTCCTGTGTTCCCTTTGGG ATATCAGTACCCATCTCTGGACCAGCTGGCGGATATGATCCCTTGCATCCTGCAGTACTTAAA TTTTTCCACAATAATTGGAGTTGGTGTTGGAGCTGGGGCCTACATCCTGTCACGATATgct CTTACTCACCCGGATACAGTTGAAGGTCTTGTCCTCATCAACATTGATCCCAATGCCAAGGGCTGGATGGATTGGGCAGCCCACAAG CTAACAGGCCTCACCTCTTCCATTCCGGAGATGATCCTTGGACATCTCTTCAGCCAA GAGGAGTTGTCTGGAAATTCTGAGTTGATACAAAAGTACAGAAATATCATTACACATGCACCCAATCTGGAGAACATTGAACTGTACTGGAATAGCTACAACAA CCGCCGAGACCTGAACCTTGAGCGTGGAGGTGCTGTCACCCTCAA GTGCCCTGTGATGCTGGTGGTAGGAGACCAAGCACCCCATGAAGATGCAGTG GTGGAATGTAACTCAAAGCTGGACCCCACCCAGACCTCTTTTCTCAAG ATGGCTGACTCTGGAGGCCAGCCCCAGCTGACTCAG CCAGGCAAGCTGACCGAGGCCTTCAAGTACTTCCTGCAAGGCATGGGCTACA TGGCCTCATCCTGCATGACTCGCCTGTCACGATCGCGCACAGCCTCCCTGACCAGCGCAGCATCCATTGACGGCAACCGGTCCCGCTCTCGCACCCTGTCCCAGAGCAGCGAGTCTGGAACTCTCCCTTCAGGGCCTCCAGGGCATACCATGGAGGTCTCCTGTTGA
- the NDRG2 gene encoding protein NDRG2 isoform X3, which produces MAELQEVQITEEKPLLPGQTPEVAKTHSVETPYGSVTFTVYGTPKPKRPAILTYHDVGLNYKSCFQPLFQFGDMQEIIQNFVRVHVDAPGMEEGAPVFPLGYQYPSLDQLADMIPCILQYLNFSTIIGVGVGAGAYILSRYALTHPDTVEGLVLINIDPNAKGWMDWAAHKLTGLTSSIPEMILGHLFSQEELSGNSELIQKYRNIITHAPNLENIELYWNSYNNRRDLNLERGGAVTLKCPVMLVVGDQAPHEDAVVECNSKLDPTQTSFLKMADSGGQPQLTQPGKLTEAFKYFLQGMGYMASSCMTRLSRSRTASLTSAASIDGNRSRSRTLSQSSESGTLPSGPPGHTMEVSC; this is translated from the exons ATGGCGGAGCTGCAGGAGGTGCAGATCACAGAGGAGAAGCCGCTGTTGCCAGGGCAGACGCCCGAGGTGGCCAAG ACTCACTCTGTGGAGACACCTTATGGCTCTGTCACTTTTACTGTCTATGGCACCCCCAAACCCAAACGCCCAGCGATACTCACCTACCATGATGTGGGACTCAATT ATAAATCTTGCTTCCAGCCACTGTTTCAATTCGGAGATATGCAGGAAATCATTCAGAACTTCGTGCGAGTTCATGTGGATGCCCCTGGAATGGAAGAGGGGGCTCCTGTGTTCCCTTTGGG ATATCAGTACCCATCTCTGGACCAGCTGGCGGATATGATCCCTTGCATCCTGCAGTACTTAAA TTTTTCCACAATAATTGGAGTTGGTGTTGGAGCTGGGGCCTACATCCTGTCACGATATgct CTTACTCACCCGGATACAGTTGAAGGTCTTGTCCTCATCAACATTGATCCCAATGCCAAGGGCTGGATGGATTGGGCAGCCCACAAG CTAACAGGCCTCACCTCTTCCATTCCGGAGATGATCCTTGGACATCTCTTCAGCCAA GAGGAGTTGTCTGGAAATTCTGAGTTGATACAAAAGTACAGAAATATCATTACACATGCACCCAATCTGGAGAACATTGAACTGTACTGGAATAGCTACAACAA CCGCCGAGACCTGAACCTTGAGCGTGGAGGTGCTGTCACCCTCAA GTGCCCTGTGATGCTGGTGGTAGGAGACCAAGCACCCCATGAAGATGCAGTG GTGGAATGTAACTCAAAGCTGGACCCCACCCAGACCTCTTTTCTCAAG ATGGCTGACTCTGGAGGCCAGCCCCAGCTGACTCAG CCAGGCAAGCTGACCGAGGCCTTCAAGTACTTCCTGCAAGGCATGGGCTACA TGGCCTCATCCTGCATGACTCGCCTGTCACGATCGCGCACAGCCTCCCTGACCAGCGCAGCATCCATTGACGGCAACCGGTCCCGCTCTCGCACCCTGTCCCAGAGCAGCGAGTCTGGAACTCTCCCTTCAGGGCCTCCAGGGCATACCATGGAGGTCTCCTGTTGA
- the NDRG2 gene encoding protein NDRG2 isoform X4, with product MAPPNPNAQRYSPTMMWDSIPLFQFGDMQEIIQNFVRVHVDAPGMEEGAPVFPLGYQYPSLDQLADMIPCILQYLNFSTIIGVGVGAGAYILSRYALTHPDTVEGLVLINIDPNAKGWMDWAAHKLTGLTSSIPEMILGHLFSQEELSGNSELIQKYRNIITHAPNLENIELYWNSYNNRRDLNLERGGAVTLKCPVMLVVGDQAPHEDAVVECNSKLDPTQTSFLKMADSGGQPQLTQPGKLTEAFKYFLQGMGYMASSCMTRLSRSRTASLTSAASIDGNRSRSRTLSQSSESGTLPSGPPGHTMEVSC from the exons ATGGCACCCCCAAACCCAAACGCCCAGCGATACTCACCTACCATGATGTGGGACTCAATT CCACTGTTTCAATTCGGAGATATGCAGGAAATCATTCAGAACTTCGTGCGAGTTCATGTGGATGCCCCTGGAATGGAAGAGGGGGCTCCTGTGTTCCCTTTGGG ATATCAGTACCCATCTCTGGACCAGCTGGCGGATATGATCCCTTGCATCCTGCAGTACTTAAA TTTTTCCACAATAATTGGAGTTGGTGTTGGAGCTGGGGCCTACATCCTGTCACGATATgct CTTACTCACCCGGATACAGTTGAAGGTCTTGTCCTCATCAACATTGATCCCAATGCCAAGGGCTGGATGGATTGGGCAGCCCACAAG CTAACAGGCCTCACCTCTTCCATTCCGGAGATGATCCTTGGACATCTCTTCAGCCAA GAGGAGTTGTCTGGAAATTCTGAGTTGATACAAAAGTACAGAAATATCATTACACATGCACCCAATCTGGAGAACATTGAACTGTACTGGAATAGCTACAACAA CCGCCGAGACCTGAACCTTGAGCGTGGAGGTGCTGTCACCCTCAA GTGCCCTGTGATGCTGGTGGTAGGAGACCAAGCACCCCATGAAGATGCAGTG GTGGAATGTAACTCAAAGCTGGACCCCACCCAGACCTCTTTTCTCAAG ATGGCTGACTCTGGAGGCCAGCCCCAGCTGACTCAG CCAGGCAAGCTGACCGAGGCCTTCAAGTACTTCCTGCAAGGCATGGGCTACA TGGCCTCATCCTGCATGACTCGCCTGTCACGATCGCGCACAGCCTCCCTGACCAGCGCAGCATCCATTGACGGCAACCGGTCCCGCTCTCGCACCCTGTCCCAGAGCAGCGAGTCTGGAACTCTCCCTTCAGGGCCTCCAGGGCATACCATGGAGGTCTCCTGTTGA
- the NDRG2 gene encoding protein NDRG2 isoform X2 yields the protein MANVALLALPSSFYGTEVAKEAELAAGILLDQGQTHSVETPYGSVTFTVYGTPKPKRPAILTYHDVGLNYKSCFQPLFQFGDMQEIIQNFVRVHVDAPGMEEGAPVFPLGYQYPSLDQLADMIPCILQYLNFSTIIGVGVGAGAYILSRYALTHPDTVEGLVLINIDPNAKGWMDWAAHKLTGLTSSIPEMILGHLFSQEELSGNSELIQKYRNIITHAPNLENIELYWNSYNNRRDLNLERGGAVTLKCPVMLVVGDQAPHEDAVVECNSKLDPTQTSFLKMADSGGQPQLTQPGKLTEAFKYFLQGMGYMASSCMTRLSRSRTASLTSAASIDGNRSRSRTLSQSSESGTLPSGPPGHTMEVSC from the exons GAGGCTGAGTTAGCTGCCGGAATCCTCCTGGACCAGGGACAG ACTCACTCTGTGGAGACACCTTATGGCTCTGTCACTTTTACTGTCTATGGCACCCCCAAACCCAAACGCCCAGCGATACTCACCTACCATGATGTGGGACTCAATT ATAAATCTTGCTTCCAGCCACTGTTTCAATTCGGAGATATGCAGGAAATCATTCAGAACTTCGTGCGAGTTCATGTGGATGCCCCTGGAATGGAAGAGGGGGCTCCTGTGTTCCCTTTGGG ATATCAGTACCCATCTCTGGACCAGCTGGCGGATATGATCCCTTGCATCCTGCAGTACTTAAA TTTTTCCACAATAATTGGAGTTGGTGTTGGAGCTGGGGCCTACATCCTGTCACGATATgct CTTACTCACCCGGATACAGTTGAAGGTCTTGTCCTCATCAACATTGATCCCAATGCCAAGGGCTGGATGGATTGGGCAGCCCACAAG CTAACAGGCCTCACCTCTTCCATTCCGGAGATGATCCTTGGACATCTCTTCAGCCAA GAGGAGTTGTCTGGAAATTCTGAGTTGATACAAAAGTACAGAAATATCATTACACATGCACCCAATCTGGAGAACATTGAACTGTACTGGAATAGCTACAACAA CCGCCGAGACCTGAACCTTGAGCGTGGAGGTGCTGTCACCCTCAA GTGCCCTGTGATGCTGGTGGTAGGAGACCAAGCACCCCATGAAGATGCAGTG GTGGAATGTAACTCAAAGCTGGACCCCACCCAGACCTCTTTTCTCAAG ATGGCTGACTCTGGAGGCCAGCCCCAGCTGACTCAG CCAGGCAAGCTGACCGAGGCCTTCAAGTACTTCCTGCAAGGCATGGGCTACA TGGCCTCATCCTGCATGACTCGCCTGTCACGATCGCGCACAGCCTCCCTGACCAGCGCAGCATCCATTGACGGCAACCGGTCCCGCTCTCGCACCCTGTCCCAGAGCAGCGAGTCTGGAACTCTCCCTTCAGGGCCTCCAGGGCATACCATGGAGGTCTCCTGTTGA